From Curtobacterium sp. SGAir0471, the proteins below share one genomic window:
- a CDS encoding choice-of-anchor G family protein, whose amino-acid sequence MRRHVSLRGTRVPAGAVNWTRWITRDGDRARRRAPGDRSLLLRGGVVATVTALLAATVAIQPAAAAPTDVAEAEGVLLRGGGVINLDDVAQLAGAYSAQGVSGGGGTTSQPVDLQALGAVQVGLGNDIDLLGPQGILTLGVAGQYASSSTTGATASAGAVTENGGIGVGTGNDAGQRTTLDLTELLGVVGADDVLANGELSLGALGSTISAQRGATVQTTTDYDIADADLTLQSPAVAGLADGLRSDLGAVSDQLNATVAPGGTLNGVAGGLTAQLQQIASALGVITLNGTQVSASTTLDLRPAIDQALATPVTSDGVTLDVATGRITVDLDGLTGWNDLDPGTPVLTQATVDSINTALANILQVQLPERIRQAIVPIIDATPITVRVTANAQATLPIGGTVPISALNLVVNTTLGDVLGTAPNPARQIQASGLLGTPIGAIFDNFVVSTLLPTVGGVLAPVVGSDGVATIVRALTATTTAVATVLSPAIALVRSAVDIRVNVQDDPRFRDPRGSDSGARSVTAVQLRILPGANAATVDLATSTVRATAFVAPTITSPTAGQQFSVPTDTSTRSVTVSGTGEPGATIALSANGTLAADAPVGADGRWTAILTGVPVGDRTVTATQTVGGVAAGTATQTFSVVAQRPLVIDTPTAGQQFTTTGTTAPVTLTGTSTANARIDVTIGAVAASGTADGNGVWSVPVDAVPVGQQTASVTQTVGDTTSAPVTRDFEVVAARTLTIATPEPGAVLPLVGETRDVVLTGAAQAGARVDVTLGGELTTTTTADADGTWTATVEDVPEGDYTATATQTVGGTTSAPVTRDFSVAAVPGVTIEDPADGAVLTVADATSTTSVTVTGSAAPNASVSVDLGGSFAAITQADGDGNWTATFQGVPVGERTITATQTVAGATSAPVTSAFEIVTGAPLTITAPADGATVPVLDADSTTDLHVTGTAEPLADVSVSIGGGLTATTTADGDGNWSTTVTDVPVGRYTLTATQTVNGTTSPAQQRVVSVVPAAPLQVTAPAQGATTVVANDDDTVDVAVTGTAQPGAAVDVVLDDGEPVTTTVGDDGTWSVTLPGVGTGDHTVSVTQTVGGQTSPAIERDIAVEVGDDLVITAPTDGQAIPATSTGNASVVVRGTAEPGATVSVSVDGAAPVDVVADPAGNWALDPVQLATGQHAVEAVQTVNGTTGPTETRDFTVVPGTAITIDSPAAGSRFVVVDEDASATVTISGVAEPGAAVTVTVGDLDLSTTADGVDGTWSVEATGLAPDDYTIDAAQTVNGVSTDALPVGFTVDVAAPLAITAPGTAAIRVAGDDVTRDVTVTGTGQPGAAIVATIDGGAPGQATTVGADGSWSVTFAGVEVGTHPVSVTQTLPGGVSSPATSDPVTRDVTIVAADDVVITSPEDGAVLLVPDADTTRDVTVSGTAEPNAPVTVRVGDAEAATTADGDGDWTVVVGGVGVGEQTVTATQTVGGTTASSAEQTLTVRAGEPLALTSPEDGDVITVADANGTADVVAAGTAEPGAPVTVSLSTGEQATVEAGDDGRWTHTFTDVPTGDHTVRATQVVGGITSAPVSAVVSVRAGAPLTVTTPAGATTVTVADDDATTDVDFAGTGEPGATVTVDLGDGGTAGTVVGDDGTWATTVEDVPVGSWTASVTQSVNDTTSAPVTRPVSVVAAAELVIRQPDGTVTVADDAATTTVTVAGDAEPGATVTVTVDDREPVDVTAGDDGTWSVDVEDVAVGEHEVTATQTVGGSTSTSPAERPFEVVAAAPVVITAPADGDEVRVADEDATTTVTVRGTAEPGATVVVDLGGGRDASTEADEDGDWEVDVPGVPAGSTTVSVTQQVGGTTSQPVTVGIEVVVAAPLTIATPADGSTVRVAQDDSLATILATGAAEPGAEVRVTLDDGDEQSVTATDAGTWSLRFTGVATGEHTVRATQTVDGSTSAPVVNTFTVEAGAPLTVTTPTDDQVVTVPAADPTVDLPVAGTGEPGGTVTVVVDDGDPVEVPVRDDGTWDTVVPGVGPGDHTVTVGQEVGGTTSDPVVVDVTVDVADEDAVVITTPAAGSTIRIVGDTTPVRVGGTAAPGAAVSVTVDGGTAVTTTADDEGDWAVTVPGVALGSHTASATQTVDGTTTAAPDVAFTVAAVAPLQVVAPVDGQVFPTDQDTVSVPVSGTAEPGATVTVDIDGTTVSTQAGADGSWTVTVPGVPVGDHTVSATQTVDGVTSAPVTSGISVVAAEEDGIVVTDPTPGRLFEAPGLDATTTVPVSGTAAADAAVEVRLSTGQVLTTTAGGDGRWSVTFLEVPAGDWTLQATQTVDGDTSDSQVVPITVRVADPLTVTSPLPGARQTAGPDGTATWRVAGTADPGATVTVRTDDGDPVVTTAGADGSWSVSVDLVVGPHTFTVTQTVEGATSAAQSVPVVVVAAQPGEPGQPGEPGQPGQPGQPGQPGQPGLPGGSGNGAGTGGGSGNGNGNGNGFATGNGTGRDLAFTGADVAPLAGAAGGLVVLGFMLLGLSRLARGIRRRGRA is encoded by the coding sequence ATGCGCAGGCACGTGTCGCTCCGGGGTACCCGCGTACCCGCAGGAGCGGTCAACTGGACACGATGGATCACCCGCGACGGGGACCGGGCTCGACGACGAGCTCCCGGCGACCGGAGCCTCCTCCTGCGCGGCGGTGTCGTCGCCACGGTGACGGCGTTGCTCGCCGCCACCGTGGCGATCCAGCCAGCTGCCGCGGCACCGACGGACGTCGCCGAGGCCGAGGGCGTCCTGCTGCGTGGCGGCGGGGTCATCAACCTCGACGACGTCGCACAGCTCGCGGGGGCCTACTCCGCGCAGGGTGTCTCCGGCGGCGGTGGCACGACCAGCCAGCCGGTGGACCTGCAGGCGCTCGGCGCCGTGCAGGTCGGACTCGGCAACGACATCGACCTGCTCGGACCGCAGGGCATCCTGACGCTCGGCGTCGCCGGTCAGTACGCCTCGAGCTCGACGACGGGAGCGACCGCGTCCGCCGGTGCCGTCACCGAGAACGGCGGCATCGGTGTGGGGACCGGCAACGACGCCGGGCAGCGGACGACCCTCGACCTCACCGAGCTCCTCGGCGTGGTCGGGGCGGACGACGTCCTCGCGAACGGCGAACTCAGCCTCGGAGCGCTGGGATCGACGATCTCCGCCCAGCGTGGCGCGACGGTCCAGACCACGACCGACTACGACATCGCCGACGCCGACCTGACGCTGCAGAGCCCGGCGGTCGCTGGTCTCGCCGACGGCCTCCGCTCCGACCTCGGAGCAGTCTCCGACCAGCTCAACGCCACGGTGGCTCCCGGCGGCACGCTCAACGGCGTCGCGGGCGGACTGACGGCCCAGCTGCAGCAGATCGCCAGTGCACTCGGCGTCATCACGCTGAACGGCACCCAGGTCTCCGCCTCGACCACGCTGGACCTCCGCCCCGCGATCGACCAGGCACTCGCGACCCCTGTCACGTCGGACGGTGTGACGCTCGACGTCGCGACCGGTCGCATCACGGTCGACCTCGACGGGCTCACCGGGTGGAACGACCTCGATCCCGGAACGCCGGTCCTCACACAGGCGACCGTGGACAGCATCAACACGGCGCTCGCGAACATCCTCCAGGTGCAGCTGCCCGAGCGGATCCGTCAGGCGATCGTCCCGATCATCGACGCGACGCCGATCACCGTCCGGGTGACCGCGAACGCGCAGGCGACGCTTCCCATCGGGGGCACCGTGCCGATCAGTGCGCTGAACCTCGTGGTGAACACCACACTCGGGGACGTGCTCGGCACCGCGCCGAACCCGGCCCGCCAGATCCAGGCTTCGGGTCTCCTCGGAACGCCGATCGGAGCGATCTTCGACAACTTCGTGGTGAGCACCCTCCTGCCGACCGTCGGCGGAGTCCTCGCACCCGTGGTGGGCTCGGACGGTGTCGCCACGATCGTCCGTGCCCTCACCGCGACCACCACGGCAGTGGCCACCGTGCTGTCCCCTGCCATCGCGTTGGTCCGGTCAGCCGTCGACATCCGAGTGAACGTGCAGGACGACCCCCGCTTCCGCGACCCCCGCGGGTCCGACTCGGGAGCGCGGAGCGTGACCGCCGTCCAGCTCAGGATCCTGCCCGGGGCGAACGCCGCGACGGTCGACCTCGCCACCTCGACGGTGCGCGCCACGGCCTTCGTCGCCCCGACCATCACGAGCCCGACCGCGGGGCAGCAGTTCAGCGTCCCGACGGACACCTCGACCCGTTCGGTGACCGTGAGCGGCACCGGTGAGCCGGGTGCGACCATCGCGCTCTCCGCAAATGGCACCTTGGCCGCCGACGCTCCGGTCGGCGCGGACGGCAGGTGGACCGCGATCCTCACCGGCGTGCCGGTCGGGGACCGCACCGTCACCGCGACGCAGACCGTCGGCGGTGTCGCAGCCGGCACCGCCACGCAGACCTTCTCGGTCGTCGCGCAGCGCCCGCTCGTCATCGACACCCCGACCGCCGGGCAGCAGTTCACCACGACCGGCACCACGGCGCCCGTGACCCTCACCGGTACCTCGACCGCGAACGCCCGCATCGACGTGACGATCGGCGCCGTCGCGGCGAGCGGCACGGCCGACGGCAACGGCGTCTGGAGCGTCCCCGTCGACGCGGTCCCGGTCGGACAGCAGACGGCGAGCGTGACGCAGACCGTCGGCGACACCACCTCGGCGCCCGTCACGCGGGACTTCGAGGTCGTGGCCGCACGCACGCTGACCATCGCCACGCCGGAACCCGGTGCGGTGCTGCCGCTCGTCGGGGAGACCCGCGACGTGGTGCTCACCGGCGCCGCCCAGGCCGGTGCCCGGGTCGACGTGACCCTCGGCGGTGAGCTGACCACGACCACGACGGCGGACGCCGACGGCACCTGGACCGCCACGGTCGAGGACGTCCCCGAGGGGGACTACACCGCCACGGCGACCCAGACCGTCGGCGGGACGACGAGTGCACCGGTCACCCGTGACTTCTCCGTCGCGGCGGTGCCCGGCGTCACGATCGAGGACCCGGCCGACGGCGCCGTGCTGACGGTCGCGGACGCCACCTCGACCACGTCGGTCACCGTGACCGGTTCGGCGGCACCGAACGCGTCCGTCTCCGTCGACCTCGGCGGATCCTTCGCCGCGATCACGCAGGCGGACGGCGACGGCAACTGGACGGCCACGTTCCAGGGCGTGCCGGTCGGCGAGCGCACGATCACCGCGACGCAGACCGTCGCCGGTGCCACCTCGGCACCCGTGACCTCGGCCTTCGAGATCGTCACCGGTGCGCCGCTGACGATCACGGCGCCCGCGGACGGCGCCACCGTGCCCGTCCTCGACGCCGACTCCACCACGGACCTGCACGTCACCGGCACCGCGGAGCCCCTCGCCGACGTGTCCGTCTCGATCGGCGGCGGTCTGACCGCCACGACCACGGCCGACGGCGACGGGAACTGGTCCACGACGGTCACGGACGTGCCGGTCGGTCGGTACACGCTCACGGCCACCCAGACGGTGAACGGCACGACGTCGCCCGCCCAGCAGCGGGTCGTGTCGGTCGTCCCCGCCGCACCGCTGCAGGTGACCGCTCCGGCACAGGGCGCGACCACGGTCGTCGCGAACGACGACGACACGGTCGACGTCGCCGTGACCGGGACGGCACAGCCGGGGGCCGCGGTCGACGTCGTGCTCGACGACGGCGAGCCCGTCACGACGACCGTCGGTGACGACGGCACCTGGTCGGTGACCCTGCCGGGCGTCGGGACCGGTGACCACACCGTGTCGGTCACCCAGACCGTGGGCGGACAGACCTCGCCCGCGATCGAGCGGGACATCGCCGTCGAGGTCGGCGACGACCTCGTGATCACAGCCCCCACCGACGGGCAGGCCATCCCCGCCACGAGCACCGGCAACGCGTCGGTCGTGGTCCGTGGGACCGCCGAGCCGGGTGCGACGGTGTCGGTCAGTGTCGACGGGGCAGCACCGGTCGACGTCGTGGCGGACCCCGCGGGCAACTGGGCGCTCGACCCGGTGCAGCTCGCGACCGGTCAGCACGCCGTCGAGGCCGTGCAGACCGTGAACGGCACGACCGGCCCCACCGAGACGCGGGACTTCACCGTCGTCCCGGGCACCGCGATCACCATCGACAGCCCCGCCGCCGGCTCGCGCTTCGTCGTGGTGGACGAGGACGCATCGGCGACGGTGACGATCAGTGGTGTCGCCGAGCCCGGTGCAGCCGTGACGGTCACGGTCGGTGATCTCGACCTGTCGACCACCGCCGACGGCGTCGACGGGACCTGGTCGGTCGAGGCAACCGGCCTCGCTCCGGACGACTACACGATCGACGCGGCGCAGACGGTGAACGGCGTCAGCACGGACGCCCTGCCCGTGGGCTTCACGGTCGACGTCGCCGCGCCCCTCGCGATCACGGCTCCCGGCACGGCGGCGATCCGGGTCGCCGGCGACGACGTGACCCGCGACGTGACGGTCACCGGCACCGGGCAGCCCGGCGCCGCGATCGTCGCGACGATCGACGGCGGAGCGCCGGGGCAGGCCACCACGGTCGGCGCCGACGGCTCGTGGTCGGTCACGTTCGCGGGCGTCGAAGTCGGGACCCACCCGGTGTCGGTGACCCAGACCCTGCCGGGTGGCGTCTCGAGCCCGGCGACGTCCGACCCGGTGACGCGCGACGTCACGATCGTGGCCGCGGACGACGTGGTCATCACGTCGCCCGAGGACGGCGCGGTCCTGCTCGTCCCCGACGCGGACACCACGCGCGACGTGACGGTGTCCGGGACGGCCGAGCCGAACGCGCCGGTGACGGTCCGTGTCGGCGACGCCGAGGCCGCCACGACGGCGGACGGCGACGGCGACTGGACGGTCGTCGTCGGTGGGGTCGGCGTGGGCGAGCAGACGGTGACCGCGACGCAGACGGTCGGCGGCACCACTGCCTCCAGCGCGGAGCAGACGCTCACCGTCCGGGCGGGCGAGCCGCTCGCCCTGACCAGCCCCGAGGACGGCGACGTCATCACGGTGGCCGACGCGAACGGCACGGCGGACGTCGTGGCCGCGGGCACGGCCGAGCCGGGCGCACCCGTGACCGTCTCGCTCTCCACCGGCGAGCAGGCGACGGTCGAGGCGGGCGACGACGGACGGTGGACCCACACGTTCACCGACGTGCCGACCGGTGACCACACCGTCCGGGCGACGCAGGTCGTCGGCGGGATCACGTCGGCGCCCGTCAGCGCGGTGGTGTCGGTGCGAGCCGGTGCACCGCTGACCGTCACCACACCCGCCGGAGCCACGACCGTCACGGTCGCGGACGACGACGCCACCACCGACGTCGACTTCGCCGGCACCGGCGAGCCCGGGGCGACGGTCACCGTCGACCTCGGTGACGGCGGCACCGCCGGGACGGTCGTCGGCGACGACGGCACCTGGGCGACCACCGTCGAGGACGTCCCCGTGGGCTCCTGGACGGCCTCCGTCACGCAGTCGGTGAACGACACCACGAGCGCTCCCGTCACACGACCGGTCTCGGTCGTCGCCGCGGCCGAGCTCGTCATCCGTCAGCCGGACGGCACCGTCACCGTCGCGGACGACGCCGCCACCACGACCGTCACGGTCGCCGGTGACGCGGAGCCGGGTGCCACGGTGACGGTGACCGTCGACGACCGCGAGCCGGTCGACGTGACGGCGGGCGACGACGGCACCTGGAGCGTCGACGTCGAGGACGTCGCGGTCGGGGAGCACGAGGTGACGGCGACGCAGACGGTCGGCGGGTCCACCTCGACCAGTCCGGCCGAGCGGCCCTTCGAGGTCGTCGCGGCGGCGCCGGTCGTCATCACCGCCCCCGCGGACGGCGACGAGGTGCGGGTCGCCGACGAGGACGCCACGACGACGGTGACCGTGCGCGGCACGGCCGAGCCGGGCGCCACCGTGGTGGTCGACCTCGGCGGCGGACGCGACGCCTCGACGGAGGCCGACGAGGACGGCGACTGGGAGGTCGACGTCCCCGGGGTCCCCGCGGGCAGCACGACCGTCAGCGTCACCCAGCAGGTCGGCGGCACCACCTCGCAGCCGGTCACGGTCGGCATCGAGGTCGTGGTCGCGGCACCGCTCACCATCGCCACACCCGCCGACGGGTCCACCGTCCGGGTGGCCCAGGACGACTCCCTCGCGACCATCCTCGCGACCGGAGCGGCCGAGCCGGGTGCCGAGGTCCGCGTGACCCTCGACGACGGCGACGAGCAGTCCGTGACGGCGACCGACGCGGGCACCTGGAGCCTCCGGTTCACGGGCGTCGCGACGGGTGAGCACACCGTCCGCGCCACTCAGACGGTCGACGGGTCCACCTCGGCACCGGTCGTGAACACCTTCACGGTCGAGGCGGGAGCGCCCCTGACGGTCACCACGCCGACCGACGACCAGGTCGTCACCGTGCCGGCGGCCGACCCGACGGTCGACCTGCCCGTCGCCGGTACCGGCGAGCCGGGCGGCACGGTCACCGTGGTCGTCGACGACGGCGACCCGGTCGAGGTTCCCGTCCGTGACGACGGCACCTGGGACACGGTCGTGCCGGGTGTCGGTCCCGGTGACCACACGGTCACCGTCGGCCAGGAGGTCGGCGGCACCACCTCCGACCCGGTCGTGGTGGACGTGACCGTGGACGTCGCCGACGAGGACGCCGTCGTCATCACGACGCCGGCTGCCGGGAGCACGATCCGCATCGTGGGTGACACCACCCCGGTCCGGGTCGGCGGCACGGCGGCGCCGGGTGCGGCGGTGTCCGTCACCGTCGACGGCGGCACCGCGGTCACGACGACGGCCGACGACGAGGGCGACTGGGCGGTCACCGTGCCGGGCGTCGCACTCGGCTCGCACACCGCGTCGGCCACCCAGACCGTGGACGGCACCACCACCGCAGCACCCGACGTCGCCTTCACCGTCGCCGCCGTGGCCCCGCTGCAGGTGGTCGCCCCCGTGGACGGCCAGGTGTTCCCGACCGACCAGGACACGGTCTCCGTGCCGGTCAGCGGGACCGCCGAGCCGGGAGCCACCGTCACCGTCGACATCGACGGCACCACGGTCTCGACGCAGGCCGGCGCGGACGGCTCCTGGACGGTGACCGTGCCCGGCGTCCCGGTGGGTGACCACACCGTGTCGGCGACGCAGACGGTCGACGGGGTCACCTCGGCCCCGGTGACCAGCGGCATCAGCGTGGTCGCCGCGGAGGAGGACGGCATCGTCGTCACGGACCCGACCCCGGGCCGCCTCTTCGAGGCCCCGGGACTGGACGCCACGACCACCGTGCCGGTCTCCGGGACGGCCGCGGCCGATGCAGCGGTCGAGGTCCGGCTGTCGACCGGCCAGGTCCTGACGACGACGGCGGGCGGTGACGGTCGCTGGAGCGTCACCTTCCTGGAGGTGCCCGCCGGTGACTGGACGCTGCAGGCGACCCAGACCGTCGACGGTGACACGTCCGACTCCCAGGTCGTGCCGATCACGGTGCGGGTCGCAGACCCGCTGACCGTCACCTCGCCCCTGCCGGGCGCGCGGCAGACCGCCGGTCCCGACGGAACCGCCACCTGGCGGGTCGCCGGCACGGCGGACCCGGGTGCGACCGTCACGGTCCGCACGGACGACGGGGACCCCGTCGTGACGACCGCCGGTGCCGACGGTTCCTGGTCGGTGTCCGTGGACCTCGTGGTCGGGCCGCACACCTTCACGGTGACGCAGACCGTCGAGGGTGCCACGTCCGCCGCGCAGTCCGTGCCGGTGGTCGTCGTGGCCGCCCAGCCGGGCGAGCCGGGCCAGCCCGGTGAGCCGGGTCAGCCGGGTCAGCCGGGTCAGCCCGGTCAGCCCGGTCAGCCGGGTCTGCCCGGAGGCTCCGGCAACGGCGCGGGCACCGGCGGCGGATCGGGCAACGGCAACGGCAACGGCAACGGCTTCGCTACCGGGAACGGCACCGGTCGCGACCTCGCCTTCACCGGCGCGGACGTGGCGCCGCTCGCAGGTGCTGCCGGCGGCCTCGTCGTCCTCGGGTTCATGCTGCTGGGTCTCTCCCGCCTCGCACGCGGCATCCGCCGCCGCGGACGCGCCTGA
- a CDS encoding SDR family oxidoreductase, giving the protein MKIAIAGGHGQIALLLARLITDAGHDAVAIIRNPAHVTDVEQQGATALVVDLEQVDDDELALRLRGVDAVVFAAGAGPNSGAERKETVDRDAAITLADAAERIGIRRYVMVSAMGADSYDRERAVVPARSEDDVFQVYLRAKSEADANIRMRNLRWTIIRPGALLDTPPQGTVHVGRTVPRGSIPRADVAALVLHALLDDTAVGVQFEVTSGNTPIPAALHALS; this is encoded by the coding sequence ATGAAGATCGCCATCGCCGGAGGACACGGCCAGATCGCACTGCTCCTCGCCCGCCTCATCACCGACGCCGGCCACGACGCCGTCGCGATCATCCGCAACCCGGCCCACGTGACCGACGTCGAGCAGCAGGGCGCGACGGCCCTGGTCGTGGACCTGGAACAGGTGGACGACGACGAGCTGGCACTGCGCCTCCGCGGCGTCGACGCCGTCGTCTTCGCGGCGGGGGCCGGGCCGAACAGCGGTGCGGAGCGCAAGGAGACCGTCGACCGCGACGCGGCGATCACGCTGGCCGACGCGGCGGAACGGATCGGCATCCGCCGTTACGTGATGGTGTCGGCGATGGGGGCGGACTCCTACGACCGCGAGCGCGCGGTCGTGCCCGCCCGGTCGGAGGACGACGTCTTCCAGGTGTACCTCCGGGCGAAGTCGGAGGCCGACGCGAACATCCGGATGCGGAACCTGCGCTGGACGATCATCCGACCGGGAGCTCTGCTCGACACTCCGCCGCAGGGCACCGTCCACGTCGGCCGGACGGTGCCCCGGGGTTCGATCCCCCGCGCGGACGTCGCGGCCCTCGTCCTGCACGCCCTGCTCGACGACACCGCGGTGGGTGTGCAGTTCGAGGTCACGAGCGGCAACACCCCGATCCCCGCGGCGCTGCACGCCCTGAGCTGA
- a CDS encoding acetate/propionate family kinase, which translates to MTAALVVNSGSSSFKYQLIELEGERTLASGLVERIGESSGAWKHTNALTGESSSNDAASVPDHAAGFQAMIDAFGKVGPSFDEHPPAVVGHRVVHGGTTFDAATVVTDEVEQQIEDLNSLAPLHNPANLEGIRAAKQVFSDVPHVAVFDTAFHQTMPPHAYTYAIPADLAERYRIRRYGMHGTSHKYVSEQTAAFLGRPLAELKTIVLHLGNGASAAAIDGGRSIETSMGLTPLEGLVMGTRSGDLDPAVLIHLHREAGMSFDDLDTMLNKRSGLLGLTGNGDMRDVQDAALRGDDEAEAALAVYRHRIRRYVGAYTAQLGGLDAVVFTAGVGENNALLRRRVLAGLEHLGIEVDADRNELHSKEARLISTDSSRVAVLVVPTNEELEIARQSAAVAL; encoded by the coding sequence GTGACCGCAGCCCTCGTCGTGAACTCTGGTTCGAGTTCGTTCAAGTACCAGCTCATCGAGCTCGAGGGCGAGCGCACGCTCGCCTCCGGGCTCGTCGAGCGCATCGGTGAGTCGTCGGGGGCGTGGAAGCACACCAACGCACTGACGGGGGAGTCGTCGTCGAACGACGCCGCATCCGTGCCCGACCACGCCGCCGGCTTCCAGGCGATGATCGACGCCTTCGGGAAGGTCGGACCGTCGTTCGACGAGCACCCGCCCGCGGTCGTCGGGCACCGTGTCGTGCACGGCGGGACAACCTTCGACGCGGCGACCGTCGTCACCGACGAGGTCGAGCAGCAGATCGAGGACCTCAACAGCCTCGCGCCGCTGCACAACCCGGCGAACCTCGAGGGCATCCGCGCGGCGAAGCAGGTCTTCTCCGACGTGCCGCACGTCGCCGTCTTCGACACCGCGTTCCACCAGACGATGCCGCCGCACGCCTACACGTACGCGATCCCGGCCGACCTGGCCGAGCGCTACCGGATCCGCCGCTACGGGATGCACGGTACGAGCCACAAGTACGTCTCCGAGCAGACCGCGGCGTTCCTCGGTCGCCCGCTGGCCGAGCTGAAGACGATCGTGCTGCACCTGGGCAACGGGGCGTCCGCCGCGGCCATCGACGGCGGTCGGTCGATCGAGACGTCGATGGGGCTCACGCCGCTCGAGGGCCTCGTGATGGGCACCCGCTCCGGCGACCTCGACCCCGCCGTGCTCATCCACCTGCACCGCGAGGCCGGTATGTCCTTCGACGACCTCGACACGATGCTCAACAAGCGGTCCGGGCTGCTCGGGCTCACCGGCAACGGCGACATGCGCGACGTGCAGGACGCGGCACTCCGCGGTGACGACGAGGCGGAGGCAGCGCTCGCCGTGTACCGGCACCGCATCCGCCGGTACGTGGGCGCGTACACGGCGCAGCTCGGCGGGCTCGACGCCGTCGTGTTCACCGCCGGCGTGGGGGAGAACAACGCACTGCTGCGGCGGCGCGTGCTCGCCGGACTCGAACACCTGGGCATCGAGGTCGACGCCGACCGCAACGAGCTGCACTCGAAGGAGGCCCGGCTCATCTCGACCGATTCGTCGCGCGTCGCCGTGCTCGTCGTCCCGACGAACGAGGAGCTCGAGATCGCCCGGCAGTCGGCGGCGGTCGCGCTGTAG